GGCGATACGTGGGTAGCCGTTAACCAGAACCCTTTGAGCAATAGTTTCTTGATCGGTTCGCAAACCTTAACCACTGATTGGCAACCGCAATCCATCCAAGCCTTGCAACCTGCCCATTTGGAACCGTTGTTTGCGATTGGTGCTGAAGTTATCTTGATTGGAACGGGGAAAAACCAGCAATTTCCATCCCCCGAAATATGGAAGGTTCTAGTGCAAAACGGGGTAGGTTTTGAAGTGATGACCACCGCTGCTGCTTGCCGCACTTATAATGTATTGTTGTCGGAGGCAAGGCGTGTAGCCGCAGCGTTTTTCTTAGCGTAGCAAAGGAGAGGATTCAACCAATACCCAGCAGGTTTTCGCCGGACAACCCTTTGTTTTCAAGGATACGGCGCAAACGCTTCAGCGCATCCATCTGAATCTGCCGGACGCGCTCGCGAGTCAAACCCAGTGCTTCGCCGACCTGCTCTAACGTGGCACGTTCATGACCATGCAGACCAAACCTACGCACAATCACTTCTTTTTGCTTGAACTCAAGCTGACCTAACCAATTATCGACGGACTGGGTAATATCTTCGTCCTCCAGCTTGCTGTCAGGTTCATCACTGGTTTCGGCACTCACGAAATCCACTAAGGGGCTGCCACTGTCCTTGCCAACCGTCACATCCAACGAAGTAATGCGCTCGTTAAAATCGAGCAACTTACGTAAAACTTCTACTGGCTTATCCAGTGCTTCCGCAACTTCAGGCAGCGAAGGCTCATACCCCAGCTTTTGGGTCATCTCGCGAACTTTGCGCAGATAAGCATTCAGCTCTTTATTCACATGAATGGGTAAGCGGATGGTGCGCGTTTGGTTCATCAACGCCCGTTCAATATTTTGGCGAATCCACCAAGTGGCGTAAGTTGAGAAGCGGAAACCACGTTCAGGATCGAATTTTTCAACCGCATGGATCAAACCCAGATTGCCCTCTTCAATCAAATCAGGCAAAGGCAAACCACGACCCATGTAACGGCGTGCAATTTTCACCACCAAACGCAAATTGCAAGTAATCATTTTATTACGACCGAACTC
The window above is part of the Thiothrix winogradskyi genome. Proteins encoded here:
- a CDS encoding Mth938-like domain-containing protein, with translation MKFSEELNSAHYRITGYGDTWVAVNQNPLSNSFLIGSQTLTTDWQPQSIQALQPAHLEPLFAIGAEVILIGTGKNQQFPSPEIWKVLVQNGVGFEVMTTAAACRTYNVLLSEARRVAAAFFLA
- the rpoS gene encoding RNA polymerase sigma factor RpoS; the protein is MSSEAIDTMDLEDDLEDESAVVDDDDVLSLTDSASVTVSSSMVDVDATQMYLREIEFSPLLTPEEEVLYGRLARDGDEFGRNKMITCNLRLVVKIARRYMGRGLPLPDLIEEGNLGLIHAVEKFDPERGFRFSTYATWWIRQNIERALMNQTRTIRLPIHVNKELNAYLRKVREMTQKLGYEPSLPEVAEALDKPVEVLRKLLDFNERITSLDVTVGKDSGSPLVDFVSAETSDEPDSKLEDEDITQSVDNWLGQLEFKQKEVIVRRFGLHGHERATLEQVGEALGLTRERVRQIQMDALKRLRRILENKGLSGENLLGIG